The genomic stretch GATTTTCTTTTTGTTGCAACGGGAGCCGTCGCCGCGGTTGGCACAGCTGCCGCCGTGTGGCCGCTGGTTTCCCAGATGAACCCGGATGCCTCGACGATCGCGGCCGGTGCGCCGATCGAAGTCGATCTGGCCCCGATTGCCGAAGGCCAGGATATCAAGGTGTTCTGGCGCGGCAAGCCGATCTACATCAGCCACCGCACCAAGAAACAGATCGACGAGGCGCGCTCGGTTCCGGTCGCCAGCCTGCCCGATCCGGCGAGCGATCAGTCCCGGGTCAAGGACGGCCATGACCAGTGGCTGGTCGTGATCGGCATCTGCACCCATCTCGGCTGTATCCCGATCGCCCATGAGGGCAATTACGACGGCTTCTTCTGCCCCTGCCACGGCTCGCAATACGATTCCTCGGGCCGTATCCGTCAGGGACCCGCGCCCGCCAACCTGCCGGTGCCGCCCTACCAGTTCGTTTCCGATACCAAAATCCAGATTGGCTAAGTCCCGGAGCCCCCGGGACTTAGAACCAGATTTGGACCCGTCGCGTCGTCTTTCTTCCTCAGGATCGCATCAATGAGCGGACCATCCGATTTCCAGCTGACCAACCCCGCCTTGAAGTGGATCGAACGGCGCCTCCCGATCATGGGCCTGGTCCACTCCTCGTTCGTGGCCTATCCGACGCCGCGTAACCTGAACTACTGGTGGACCTTCGGCGCCATCCTTTCGCTGATGCTCGGGGTGCAGATCCTGACCGGCGTGATCCTGGCGATGCACTACACGCCGGAGGCCACCATGGCCTTCAAGTCGGTCGAGCACATCATGCGCGACGTGAATTATGGCTGGCTGTTGCGTTATATGCACGCCAGCGGCGCCTCGATGTTCTTTATTGCCGTCTACGTCCACATGTTCCGCGGTCTCTATTACGGGTCGTACAAGGAGCCGCGTGAAGTGCTCTGGATCCTCGGCGTCATCATCTACCTCCTGATGATGGCCACCGGCTTCATGGGCTATGTGCTGCCGTGGGGCCAGATGAGCTTCTGGGGCGCCACCGTCATCACCAATTTGTTCTCCGCCGTGCCCTATTTCGGCGAGAGCATCGTGACGCTGTTGTGGGGCGGCTATTCGGTCGGTAATCCGACCTTGAACCGTTTCTTCTCGCTGCATTATCTGCTGCCGTTCGTGATCGCCGGCGTGGTCGTGCTGCACATCTGGGCGCTGCATGTCGCGGGCCAGAACAACCCGGCTGGTGTCGACGTGAAGACCGAAAAGGACATCGTGCCGTTCACGCCCCATGCGACCATCAAGGACATGTTCGGCACGTCCTGCTTCCTGATTTTCTTCGCCTGGTTCATCTTCTACATGCCGGGCTATCTCGGCGACGCCGACAATTACATCCCGGCGAACCCCGGCGTAACGCCCGCGCACATCGTGCCGGAATGGTATTACCTGCCGTTCTACGCGATCCTGCGCTCGATCCCGAACAAGCTTGCCGGCGTCATCGGGATGTTCTCGGCGATCATCGTGCTGGCCTTCCTGCCCTGGCTCGACAGCGCGAAAACCCGGTCGTCGAAGTATCGCCCGCTGGCCAAGCAGTTCTTCTGGATCTTCGTCGTCGTCTGCATCCTGCTCGGCTATCTCGGCGCGCAGCCGCCGGAGGGCATCTATGTGATCGCCGGCCGTATCCTCACCTTCTGCTACTTCGCCTATTTCCTGATCGTGCTGCCGCTGCTCGCGCGGATCGAAACGCCGAAGCCGCTGCCGAACTCGATCGCCGACGATGTGCTGGCGAAGAGCAAGGGCAGGGTCGCGACCGCCGCTTCCGCGATCATTGCGCTCGTCGTCGCCGGCGGCCTGATTGCCGGAAGCGCGCAGAACGCGCGCGCCGAGGAGCACGACGACGTGCCGCCGTCGGTGAAGTGGTCGTTCTCGGGCCCGATGGGCAAGTTCGACCGCGGCTCGATGCAGCGCGGCCTGAAGGTCTACAAGGAAGTCTGCTCGGCCTGCCACGCCTTGTCCTACATCGCGTTCCGCAATCTCGGCGATCCCGGCGGTCCCGGCTATTCGACGGCGCAGGCCGCCGCGCTGGCCGCCGAGTACAAGGTCAAGGACGGCCCGAACGACCAGGGCGAAATGTTCGAGCGGCCCGGCCGGCCGGCGGACTATTTCCCCTCGCCATTCCCGAACGAGCAGGCCGCCCGTGCCGCCAATGGCGGCGCCTATCCGCCGGACCTGTCGCTGATCACGAAAGCGCGTTCCTACGAGCGCGGTTTCCCGTGGTTCATCTTCGATTTCTTCACCCAGTTCCAGGAGCAAGGCCCGAACTACGTCAGCGCGATCCTGCAGGGTTTTGAAGACAAGCCGCCGGCCGGCGTGACCATTCCGGATGGCTCCTACTACAACAAATATTTCCCCGGCCACGCCATCAAGATGCCCAAGCCGCTGAGCGACGGCCAGGTCACTTTCGACGACGGATCGCCGGCCACGGTGGCGCAATATGCGCACGACGTCACCACGTTCCTGATGTGGGCCGCGGAGCCGCATATGGAGGCGCGCAAGCGGCTCGGCCTGCAGGTTTTCGTGTTCCTGATCCTGCTCGCGGGCTTGTTGTATTTCACCAAGAAGAAGGTCTGGGCCGACGCGCACTAAGCGCTTCGGGCGGCCATGTGAATTCGGAAAAGCCCCTGCGGGGGTTTTTTTGTTGGGCTGATTTAGGTGTCATTCCGGGATAGGGCGTTGACACCAGACCCGGAATCTCGAGATTCTCGGATGCGCAATTGCGCATCATAGTTCGATGCTTCGCATCGCCCCGGAATGACGGTGGTGGATTGCTTCCCGACCGCACAGCAGACAAAATGGCCACCAACGGCCCCAAAAAAACTCCCGGAGGAACCCATGGGTACCAGCATCTCCTTCACTCGCCCCGACGGCAAGGACGCCTACGGCTATCTCGCCAACGCCGCGCAGGGCAATGCGCCCGGCGTGGTCGTGATCCAGGAATGGTGGGGGCTGCAGGGCCAGATCAAGGGAATATGCGACCGCTTCGCGCTGGCCGGCTTCGATGCACTGGCGCCCGATCTCTACAACGGCAAGGTGGTGCCCTATCACGACACCGACGCCGCCGGCAAAGAGATGAACTCACTGGATTTCATGGACGCCACCACACAGACCGTGCGCGGCGCTGCGCAATACCTGGCCAGGAACGGCAGCAAGGTCGGCCTGACCGGCTTCTGCCTGGGCGGCGCAGTGACCATCATCGGCGCCACCAAGATCCCGGAGCTCACGGCGGGCGTAGTGTTCTACGGCATTCCGCCGGAGCAGGCGGCGAAACCGGCGGACGTGAAAATTCCGCTGCAGTGCCATTTCGCCAACAAGGACGACTGGTGCACGCCGGCCGCGGTCGATGGCTTCGAGAAGGCGATGAAGGCCGCCGGCAAGTCGCTGGAACTGTTTCGCTATGACGCCGAGCACGGTTTTGGCAACGAGCAGCGCGTGTCGGTGCACGACCGGCAATGCGCGGAACTGGCCTGGGGTCGCGCCACGGAGTTTTTCAAAAAGCATTTGGGGTAAGGGGACGGCTATTTCCGTCGTCATTGCGAGGAGCAACGCGACGAAGCAATCCATACCTTCTGCGCGGATGGATGGATTGCTTCGCTTCGCTCGCAATGACGGGGAAACCGAAGGTGTCGTCTTCCTTACGGCGACCGCGTCAGCCCTTGCCGCTTAACCCATCCCACCACGCGCAGGTGCCCGACATCAGCTTGTAATTGCCTTCCATCACCTGAACCGGCGCCCGCAGGCCCGAAGCCGCCGCGTGCATCCGCATCTCGCGGGCGACTTCACGGTCAGCCGGCGACAGCCAGACGCGATCGTGGCCCCACAGGCTCGGGCCATCGTGCATCTCGACCGGCTGCCAGGTCGATGGCTCGATTTCGCGGCCGCCCCAGCCGCATTCGATCATGAAGGATGACGGCGTTTTGGCGTAAAACGACGTCATGAAATCGTTGGTATGACGGCCGAGCGTGACGCCGACGCGGTCGGGCTGAGTCAGCGCGATGTCGTAGCACTGGCCGACATCGTCGAGCGAGAACAGCTCCACCATCAGATGATGCATGCCGTTCTTGCCGGTCTCGATCAGGGCCAGGCTGTGATGCCGCGCGTTGACGTGGAAGAAATAGGCGCGAAACGGCTTTTCGATGTAGTCGCTGAGCCCGAAGCCGAGCACATCGACATAGAACGCCATCACGGGGGCGATGTTTTCGACCGTCAGCACGGCATGCCCGAGGCCGAGTGGGCCGGTGCGAAAACCCGAGATCGAGCGGCCGGGCCTGAACGGCGTGTCGTCGATCTCGGCGCCGTAAAACGCCTCAAGGCGGTTGCCGGCGGGATCGCGGAATGAAATCAGGCTGCGCACGCGCCGTGCGTCGGCCAAGGTCCGCGGCTCCGCCGTGACCTCGACGCCGGCCTTCTCCAGCCGCGCCGCGAGTTCGTCCAGCGCCGCGGCATCAGCCACTTCCCAGCCGAAGAAGCGCGTCCCCTCGGGC from Bradyrhizobium sp. Ash2021 encodes the following:
- the petA gene encoding ubiquinol-cytochrome c reductase iron-sulfur subunit, translated to MTTASSADHPTRRDFLFVATGAVAAVGTAAAVWPLVSQMNPDASTIAAGAPIEVDLAPIAEGQDIKVFWRGKPIYISHRTKKQIDEARSVPVASLPDPASDQSRVKDGHDQWLVVIGICTHLGCIPIAHEGNYDGFFCPCHGSQYDSSGRIRQGPAPANLPVPPYQFVSDTKIQIG
- a CDS encoding VOC family protein yields the protein MALLGLGYAGFGSDALDDWRQFGTGLVGLQAVERGNSLLAFRMDDRKQRIVIDRAMPEGTRFFGWEVADAAALDELAARLEKAGVEVTAEPRTLADARRVRSLISFRDPAGNRLEAFYGAEIDDTPFRPGRSISGFRTGPLGLGHAVLTVENIAPVMAFYVDVLGFGLSDYIEKPFRAYFFHVNARHHSLALIETGKNGMHHLMVELFSLDDVGQCYDIALTQPDRVGVTLGRHTNDFMTSFYAKTPSSFMIECGWGGREIEPSTWQPVEMHDGPSLWGHDRVWLSPADREVAREMRMHAAASGLRAPVQVMEGNYKLMSGTCAWWDGLSGKG
- a CDS encoding cytochrome c1, with protein sequence MSGPSDFQLTNPALKWIERRLPIMGLVHSSFVAYPTPRNLNYWWTFGAILSLMLGVQILTGVILAMHYTPEATMAFKSVEHIMRDVNYGWLLRYMHASGASMFFIAVYVHMFRGLYYGSYKEPREVLWILGVIIYLLMMATGFMGYVLPWGQMSFWGATVITNLFSAVPYFGESIVTLLWGGYSVGNPTLNRFFSLHYLLPFVIAGVVVLHIWALHVAGQNNPAGVDVKTEKDIVPFTPHATIKDMFGTSCFLIFFAWFIFYMPGYLGDADNYIPANPGVTPAHIVPEWYYLPFYAILRSIPNKLAGVIGMFSAIIVLAFLPWLDSAKTRSSKYRPLAKQFFWIFVVVCILLGYLGAQPPEGIYVIAGRILTFCYFAYFLIVLPLLARIETPKPLPNSIADDVLAKSKGRVATAASAIIALVVAGGLIAGSAQNARAEEHDDVPPSVKWSFSGPMGKFDRGSMQRGLKVYKEVCSACHALSYIAFRNLGDPGGPGYSTAQAAALAAEYKVKDGPNDQGEMFERPGRPADYFPSPFPNEQAARAANGGAYPPDLSLITKARSYERGFPWFIFDFFTQFQEQGPNYVSAILQGFEDKPPAGVTIPDGSYYNKYFPGHAIKMPKPLSDGQVTFDDGSPATVAQYAHDVTTFLMWAAEPHMEARKRLGLQVFVFLILLAGLLYFTKKKVWADAH
- a CDS encoding dienelactone hydrolase family protein, whose translation is MGTSISFTRPDGKDAYGYLANAAQGNAPGVVVIQEWWGLQGQIKGICDRFALAGFDALAPDLYNGKVVPYHDTDAAGKEMNSLDFMDATTQTVRGAAQYLARNGSKVGLTGFCLGGAVTIIGATKIPELTAGVVFYGIPPEQAAKPADVKIPLQCHFANKDDWCTPAAVDGFEKAMKAAGKSLELFRYDAEHGFGNEQRVSVHDRQCAELAWGRATEFFKKHLG